The Heteronotia binoei isolate CCM8104 ecotype False Entrance Well chromosome 14, APGP_CSIRO_Hbin_v1, whole genome shotgun sequence genome has a window encoding:
- the HSDL1 gene encoding inactive hydroxysteroid dehydrogenase-like protein 1, with protein sequence MAAVDSFSLLLREIGQSCSCYVETLALIGALYTAKMCFTFVNDTYTLIRLHFIPRLVRKADLVNLYGKWAVVTGGTSGIGKYYAKELASRNVNVILISRNQEKLEALAHEIANTYEVETAIIVVDFNKGSEIYPALKKVLEDKEIGILVNNVGVFYTHPDYFTNLSWDKIWELININIGAANMMIHLVLPGMVQRKKGAIVNISSMSCCQPTPLMTAYSASKAYLDHFSRALHYEYAPQGIFVQSLIPFFISTNMTKFGNQLTKKSFFVPSAEEYAHHAVTTLGISKRTTGYWLHTILFLLGQYIPEWLWTWGAYRINNNLRLEAISKGSH encoded by the exons ATGGCTGCTGTGGATAGCTTCTCCCTTCTACTCCGAGAGATTGGACAGTCCTGCAGTTGTTATGTGGAGACATTGGCTTTGATTGGAGCCCTTTATACAGCCAAGATGTGTTTCACCTTTGTAAATGATACTTACACGCTGATCCGGTTGCATTTCATTCCTAGATTGGTTAGGAAGGCTGACCTAGTCAACCTGTATGGAAAATGGGCTGTTGTCACAG GTGGCACCTCAGGCATCGGCAAGTACTACGCTAAAGAACTGGCGAGCCGCAATGTTAATGTTATCTTAATTAGCCGGAACCAGGAGAAGCTAGAGGCCCTTGCCCATGAGATAGCCAACACCTATGAGGTGGAGACTGCTATCATTGTGGTGGACTTCAACAAAGGCAGCGAGATCTACCCTGCCCTCAAGAAAGTCTTGGAGGACAAAGAGATCGGCATCTTGGTGAACAACGTCGGTGTGTTCTACACTCACCCAGACTATTTCACCAATCTGTCCTGGGATAAAATTTGGGAGCTCATCAACATCAACATCGGGGCAGCCAATATGATGATACATCTGGTCTTGCCAGGGATGGTGCAGAGGAAGAAGGGGGCGATCGTGAACATTTCCTCGATGTCTTGCTGCCAGCCGACCCCTCTGATGACGGCATATTCCGCCTCCAAG GCCTACCTGGACCATTTCAGCAGAGCACTTCATTATGAATATGCTCCTCAAGGCATCTTTGTCCAGAGCTTGATTCCATTCTTCATTTCCACCAACATGACAAAATTCGGCAACCAGCTCACCAAAAAAAGTTTCTTCGTGCCTTCTGCTGAAGAGTATGCACATCATGCTGTGACCACTCTTGGGATCTCCAAAAGGACCACCGGCTACTGGCTACATACAATCCTG TTTCTCTTGGGACAATACATACCAGAATGGTTGTGGACCTGGGGAGCATACCGAATTAACAACAACTTGCGCCTAGAAGCCATTTCGAAAGGATCACATTAA